One genomic region from Blastococcus sp. Marseille-P5729 encodes:
- the rfbB gene encoding dTDP-glucose 4,6-dehydratase, which produces MTRMLVTGAAGFIGANFVIQALQHDPGLDITVIDALTYAGNRDNMKTFEEKISFVHGDIADRQLMDKLVADTDLVVHFAAESHVDNSLDDPSPFINSNILGTFSILEACRKHGKRLHHISTDEVFGDLELDSPEKFREDTPYDPSSPYSASKAASDHLVRAWIRSFGLEATLSNCANNYGPYHHVEKFLPRQITNILTGQRPKLYGAGVNVREWTHVDDHNAAVLLILEKGRIGETYLIGSGEERQNKEILTELLDVMGQPADAFDFVPDRPGHDLRYAIDSTKIRTELGWAPKYQTLRSGLEATVEWFRENEWWWKPQKEATEAKYAKLGR; this is translated from the coding sequence ATGACCCGCATGCTCGTCACGGGAGCCGCCGGCTTCATCGGCGCGAACTTCGTCATCCAGGCGCTGCAGCACGATCCCGGCCTCGACATCACGGTCATCGACGCGCTGACTTACGCCGGCAACCGTGACAACATGAAGACCTTCGAGGAGAAGATCAGCTTCGTGCACGGCGACATCGCCGACCGCCAACTGATGGACAAGCTAGTTGCCGACACCGACCTCGTCGTCCACTTCGCGGCCGAGTCGCACGTCGACAACTCCCTCGACGACCCGTCGCCGTTCATCAACAGCAACATCCTCGGCACCTTCTCGATCCTGGAGGCGTGCCGCAAGCACGGCAAGCGTCTGCACCACATCTCGACCGACGAGGTGTTCGGCGACCTCGAGCTTGACTCGCCCGAGAAGTTCCGCGAGGACACGCCGTACGACCCGTCGTCGCCGTACTCCGCCTCGAAGGCGGCCTCCGACCACCTGGTGCGGGCCTGGATTCGCTCGTTCGGGCTCGAGGCGACGCTGTCGAACTGCGCGAACAACTACGGCCCGTACCACCACGTGGAGAAGTTCCTGCCGCGGCAGATCACGAACATCCTCACCGGCCAGCGCCCCAAGCTGTACGGCGCCGGCGTGAACGTGCGCGAGTGGACGCACGTCGACGATCACAACGCCGCTGTCCTGCTCATTCTGGAGAAAGGCCGCATCGGGGAGACCTACCTGATCGGCTCAGGCGAGGAGCGGCAGAACAAGGAGATCCTCACCGAGCTGCTCGACGTCATGGGCCAGCCGGCCGACGCCTTCGACTTCGTGCCCGACCGTCCGGGACACGACCTGCGCTACGCGATCGACTCGACCAAGATCCGCACCGAGCTGGGCTGGGCGCCGAAGTACCAGACGCTGCGCTCCGGTCTGGAGGCCACCGTGGAGTGGTTCCGCGAGAACGAGTGGTGGTGGAAGCCGCAGAAGGAAGCGACCGAGGCGAAGTACGCCAAGCTCGGCCGCTAA
- a CDS encoding serine/threonine-protein kinase has translation MQNELIAGRYRLDRPIGRGGMGTVWLCRDEVLDRDVAIKQIGALPGEDGDGAARARREARLAASLNHPNAVSIYDVIEHDGKPWLVMEYVPAKNLSQIIKERGTLPPSEIAAIAAQIAKALAAAHQLGIVHRDVKPSNILVDELGTAKITDFGIAKGNADPQLTRTGMMAGTPAYFAPELARGRTPAPPSDVWALGATIFHALEGQPPYGLDENTIAMLYRIGVEQPAQPRHAGPLAPALRHLLDTDVNSRWTMAMAADKLRELADPRGNISLSEATSQPTVLETPPTGQVDPRQHSRPTATNAAFGGPLTPPPGAGQYPTTGSQYPWTGAQYPPTGAQYPATGGHFPPTGAQQATYAGADVGSYQPERKKRGPLIAAIATAAAVVLALTLVLVLREPDDESAQAGSATSTTQSEQAPSSSDAPETHSVPPTSETPAQSAPGQATPSTTTTPSPEPTTTDSATDDAATAETEMALAVQQYYELLPEGYESAYENYLTGGIKKNYESYVAFWQSVISVSCGDYVADAATSTVSMYCHYETTDEYIEQVQTVTMTLQGDLWYISAMSVSKDTVLTTPK, from the coding sequence GTGCAGAACGAGCTGATCGCTGGCCGCTACCGGCTCGACCGCCCTATCGGACGGGGCGGCATGGGCACCGTATGGCTGTGCCGCGACGAGGTCCTCGACCGCGATGTCGCGATCAAGCAGATCGGCGCACTGCCGGGCGAGGACGGCGACGGCGCCGCGCGGGCCCGCCGTGAGGCCCGGCTCGCCGCCTCGCTCAACCACCCGAACGCCGTCTCGATCTACGACGTCATCGAGCACGACGGCAAGCCCTGGCTGGTGATGGAGTACGTCCCGGCCAAGAATCTCTCGCAGATCATCAAGGAGCGCGGCACCCTCCCGCCGTCCGAGATCGCGGCAATCGCCGCGCAGATCGCCAAGGCGCTGGCGGCGGCCCACCAGCTGGGCATCGTGCACCGCGACGTCAAGCCCAGCAACATCCTGGTCGACGAACTGGGCACCGCGAAGATCACCGACTTCGGGATCGCCAAGGGCAACGCCGACCCCCAGCTCACCAGGACCGGCATGATGGCCGGCACCCCCGCCTATTTCGCGCCTGAGCTCGCCCGCGGCCGGACGCCCGCGCCGCCGTCCGACGTGTGGGCGTTGGGTGCCACGATCTTCCACGCCCTCGAGGGCCAACCGCCCTACGGCCTGGATGAGAACACCATCGCGATGCTCTACCGGATCGGCGTCGAGCAGCCCGCTCAGCCGCGCCACGCCGGTCCGTTGGCCCCAGCACTCCGGCACCTGCTCGACACCGACGTGAATAGCCGCTGGACCATGGCGATGGCCGCCGACAAGCTGCGTGAGCTCGCCGACCCGCGCGGCAACATCTCACTGTCGGAGGCCACCTCGCAGCCCACGGTCCTGGAGACCCCGCCGACGGGCCAAGTCGATCCGCGGCAGCACAGCCGGCCGACGGCCACGAACGCCGCTTTCGGCGGACCGCTCACGCCGCCGCCCGGCGCAGGGCAGTACCCGACGACCGGTAGCCAGTATCCCTGGACCGGCGCCCAGTACCCGCCGACAGGAGCTCAGTACCCGGCGACCGGCGGGCACTTTCCGCCGACCGGTGCTCAGCAGGCGACGTACGCCGGGGCGGACGTCGGCAGCTACCAGCCGGAGCGCAAGAAGCGCGGACCACTCATCGCCGCGATCGCGACCGCCGCGGCCGTCGTCCTCGCCCTGACTCTGGTGCTGGTCCTGCGTGAACCCGACGATGAGTCCGCCCAGGCCGGCAGCGCCACGTCGACCACGCAGTCCGAGCAGGCGCCATCGTCGTCCGATGCTCCCGAGACGCACAGCGTGCCGCCGACCTCCGAGACCCCGGCGCAATCAGCCCCGGGCCAGGCCACGCCGTCCACCACGACGACGCCCTCTCCCGAGCCCACGACGACCGACAGTGCCACCGACGACGCGGCGACGGCAGAGACCGAGATGGCCCTCGCTGTCCAGCAGTACTACGAGCTGCTGCCGGAAGGCTACGAGTCGGCGTACGAGAATTATCTGACCGGCGGCATCAAGAAGAACTACGAGTCGTACGTCGCGTTCTGGCAGTCCGTGATCAGCGTCAGCTGCGGGGACTACGTGGCCGACGCGGCGACGTCGACGGTCTCGATGTACTGCCATTACGAGACCACTGACGAGTACATCGAGCAGGTACAGACCGTCACCATGACCCTGCAAGGCGACCTCTGGTACATCAGCGCGATGAGCGTCTCGAAGGACACCGTCCTCACGACCCCCAAGTAG
- a CDS encoding carboxymuconolactone decarboxylase family protein, which translates to MSDPVLRPIPRDELTDDQRPLYDAILGGRQGINTLTPLTDADGALLGPFDPILRSPAVGQAISQLGLALRNETSLPRAVTETAILAVAVRWAARFEWYAHAAIVRDAGLIDEDDLSAIAEGREPSDSQTALAWRTAHAVLDGDRLPSELSAAAVQEWGERGLVELCAMVGHYTHLALLLRSLGIEPPV; encoded by the coding sequence ATGAGCGATCCCGTGCTGCGCCCCATCCCTCGCGACGAGCTGACCGACGATCAACGACCGTTGTACGACGCGATCCTCGGCGGCCGGCAGGGCATCAACACCCTCACTCCGCTGACCGACGCGGACGGCGCGCTGCTCGGGCCGTTCGACCCGATCCTGCGCAGCCCTGCCGTCGGACAGGCAATCTCGCAGCTCGGACTGGCGCTGCGCAACGAGACCAGTCTGCCTCGAGCCGTGACCGAGACCGCGATCCTGGCGGTCGCGGTGCGCTGGGCTGCCCGGTTCGAGTGGTACGCGCACGCCGCGATCGTGCGGGACGCCGGACTGATCGACGAGGACGACCTCAGCGCCATCGCCGAGGGCCGCGAGCCGTCCGACTCGCAGACCGCGCTCGCGTGGCGGACGGCGCACGCAGTGTTGGACGGCGATCGCCTACCCAGCGAGCTGTCGGCGGCGGCCGTGCAGGAGTGGGGTGAGCGGGGGCTGGTCGAGCTGTGTGCGATGGTCGGCCACTACACACATCTGGCACTTCTGCTGCGCTCGCTGGGTATCGAGCCGCCAGTGTGA
- a CDS encoding DoxX family protein, with protein sequence MFGSKKGGDSDRHDPTRDSSRGPDLDPAFQDPQPTLAEEIRSGDLPPVDGRDQNAGGASAFGPSERTRDGSQVRHDGVGPTDYSDEPTRTFSAARGEDAVDVDRTAMMPATDAPVADDRYGDSRYGDSRYGDSQYGDAPQGDSRYDDSHYVSAARYDTRPEERFATGTPAAAGTAGAAAVDRNRDGVPDAAEDEGVAKHGFHIPKIGGWLLGLVRILIGWQFLWAFLDKTFGLGFGTPSDRAWINGGSPTQGYLTGAANDPNNPFQSVWQFFLDQAWSDWLFMAGLLGIGIVLMLGLGKVLTWVAALSGAVLLLMMYMAAWPAGHSRGAVGAEGQAATNPFLDDHLLNAILLLALAACNAAAYLGLAKAWRTRRAVRQD encoded by the coding sequence ATGTTCGGTAGCAAGAAGGGCGGAGACTCCGACCGCCACGATCCCACCCGCGACAGCTCTCGCGGCCCCGATCTCGATCCTGCCTTCCAGGACCCGCAGCCCACGCTCGCGGAGGAGATCCGCAGCGGCGACCTCCCACCGGTCGACGGCCGGGACCAGAACGCCGGCGGCGCGAGCGCCTTCGGCCCGAGCGAGCGCACCCGCGACGGCAGCCAGGTCCGCCACGACGGCGTGGGCCCGACCGACTACAGCGACGAGCCGACTCGCACCTTCTCCGCCGCCCGTGGTGAGGACGCCGTGGATGTTGACCGGACCGCGATGATGCCGGCAACCGACGCTCCGGTGGCCGACGATCGGTACGGCGACTCCCGGTACGGCGACTCCCGGTACGGCGACAGCCAGTACGGCGACGCTCCGCAGGGCGACTCGCGGTACGACGACTCGCACTACGTCTCGGCGGCGCGCTATGACACCCGCCCGGAGGAGCGGTTCGCCACCGGGACGCCGGCGGCCGCAGGGACGGCTGGCGCGGCGGCGGTCGATCGTAACCGGGACGGCGTCCCGGACGCGGCCGAGGACGAAGGCGTTGCCAAGCACGGCTTCCACATCCCGAAGATCGGCGGCTGGCTACTGGGCCTGGTCCGCATCCTGATTGGATGGCAGTTCCTGTGGGCCTTCCTCGACAAGACCTTCGGCCTGGGCTTCGGTACGCCGAGCGACCGGGCCTGGATCAACGGCGGCAGCCCGACCCAGGGCTACCTCACCGGCGCCGCGAACGACCCCAACAATCCGTTCCAGTCGGTCTGGCAGTTTTTCCTCGACCAGGCCTGGTCGGACTGGCTGTTCATGGCCGGCCTGCTCGGCATCGGCATCGTGCTGATGCTCGGCCTGGGCAAGGTCCTCACCTGGGTGGCTGCCCTCTCGGGCGCCGTCCTGCTGCTGATGATGTACATGGCTGCCTGGCCAGCCGGTCACAGCCGCGGCGCCGTCGGCGCCGAGGGCCAGGCCGCGACCAACCCGTTCCTGGACGACCACCTGCTCAACGCGATCCTGCTGCTGGCGCTCGCCGCCTGCAACGCCGCCGCCTACCTCGGGCTCGCGAAGGCCTGGCGCACCCGCCGCGCCGTCCGCCAGGACTGA
- a CDS encoding SDR family NAD(P)-dependent oxidoreductase: MTSFAQQTRFDDKVVLITGASSGLGAAMAVAFAEQGADIGICARRVEKLEQTAAAVEQTGRRCVVVQADTTKPEDCENFAQTALDELGRIDVLVNNAGLGTAVPMTKETPEQFASVIDVNLNGVYWMSQSAVRRMKDGGNIVNISSIMAIWSGGLPQAAYTSSKAAVLGLTRDLAVQLTGRKNIRVNAIQPGYFPTEMTDQQEQEYLKYVSDLAPIGRLGNVDELVNATIFMASDAASYISGASLVVDGGLTLR; this comes from the coding sequence ATGACTTCATTCGCGCAGCAGACCCGTTTCGACGACAAGGTCGTCCTCATCACCGGAGCGTCGTCCGGCCTCGGCGCCGCGATGGCTGTCGCCTTCGCCGAGCAGGGCGCCGACATCGGCATCTGCGCACGTCGTGTCGAGAAGCTGGAGCAGACCGCTGCGGCCGTGGAGCAGACCGGACGTCGCTGCGTCGTCGTCCAGGCCGACACCACCAAGCCGGAGGACTGCGAAAATTTCGCCCAGACGGCTCTCGACGAGCTTGGCCGGATCGACGTCCTGGTCAACAACGCCGGGCTGGGCACCGCCGTCCCGATGACCAAGGAGACCCCTGAGCAGTTCGCCTCGGTCATCGATGTCAACCTCAACGGCGTCTACTGGATGAGCCAGAGCGCCGTGCGCCGCATGAAGGACGGCGGGAACATCGTCAATATCTCCAGCATCATGGCGATCTGGTCGGGTGGCCTGCCCCAGGCGGCGTACACCTCGAGCAAGGCCGCCGTCCTCGGCCTCACCCGTGATCTCGCGGTCCAGCTCACCGGCCGCAAGAACATCCGCGTGAACGCCATTCAGCCGGGTTACTTCCCGACTGAGATGACCGACCAGCAGGAGCAGGAGTACCTCAAGTACGTCTCCGACCTGGCGCCGATCGGGCGCCTCGGCAATGTCGACGAGCTAGTGAACGCGACGATCTTCATGGCCTCGGACGCCGCGTCGTACATCAGCGGCGCCTCGCTCGTCGTGGACGGCGGCCTCACCCTCCGCTAG
- a CDS encoding cytochrome P450, giving the protein MTAEVNFVLPLLREGVSPAFELGALRTEAPVAKLELPEGMNVNAWLITRYDDAKAVLGDHQRFSNDFTKLTEAGELTELMNQAPGGLGLLDPPDHTRLRRIVTPEFTMRRLRRLEPMIARIIRERLDALEAAGPGADLVELYAVPIPALVICELLGVPYEDRDEFTDHSADRFNFTGDLGDSLGEIGESLKYLRGLVAKIREEPNDGLIGQIIAEHGDEIDDVELAGLADGILTGGHETTAAMIALGAHHLMRNPEHVRAIIDSDEKQAQEIIDELLRYMTVVQIGFPRLAKEDVEIGGHVIKRGELALVSLAAANRDEALTPDADTFRIDRGTTSHLAFGYGIHRCVGAELGRMEMKVAIPELFRRFPDLAHAEDPDEAAYRMFSIVFGLESLPVTW; this is encoded by the coding sequence ATGACCGCCGAAGTCAACTTCGTCCTGCCGCTGCTGCGCGAGGGTGTGAGCCCCGCGTTCGAGCTCGGCGCCCTGCGTACCGAGGCCCCCGTCGCGAAGCTCGAGCTGCCCGAGGGCATGAATGTGAACGCCTGGCTGATCACGCGGTACGACGACGCCAAGGCGGTGCTCGGTGATCACCAGCGCTTCTCAAACGACTTCACCAAGCTCACCGAAGCCGGTGAGCTCACGGAGCTGATGAACCAGGCCCCGGGTGGCCTGGGACTGCTCGATCCGCCGGATCACACCCGGCTGCGGAGGATCGTTACCCCCGAGTTCACGATGCGCCGGCTGCGCCGCTTGGAGCCGATGATCGCGCGGATCATCCGTGAGCGGCTCGACGCGCTTGAGGCAGCCGGACCCGGCGCCGACCTCGTCGAGCTGTACGCCGTCCCGATTCCGGCCCTTGTGATCTGCGAGCTGCTCGGCGTCCCCTACGAGGACCGCGACGAGTTCACCGACCACAGCGCTGACCGGTTCAACTTCACCGGCGACCTCGGCGACTCCCTTGGCGAGATCGGCGAGTCGCTGAAGTACCTGCGCGGGTTGGTCGCCAAGATTCGCGAGGAACCCAACGACGGGCTGATCGGCCAGATCATCGCCGAGCACGGCGACGAGATCGACGACGTCGAGCTCGCCGGCCTCGCCGACGGCATTCTCACCGGCGGGCATGAGACCACCGCCGCGATGATCGCGCTCGGCGCGCACCACCTCATGCGCAACCCCGAGCACGTGCGCGCCATCATCGACTCGGACGAGAAGCAGGCGCAGGAGATCATCGATGAGCTGCTGCGCTACATGACCGTCGTCCAGATCGGCTTCCCCCGGCTGGCCAAGGAGGACGTCGAGATCGGCGGGCACGTCATCAAGCGCGGTGAGCTCGCGCTCGTCTCGCTGGCTGCGGCTAACCGCGACGAGGCGCTCACGCCGGACGCCGACACCTTCCGGATCGACCGCGGCACCACCTCACACCTGGCTTTCGGGTACGGCATCCACCGCTGCGTCGGGGCCGAGCTGGGCCGGATGGAGATGAAGGTCGCGATCCCCGAGCTGTTCCGCCGCTTCCCGGACCTCGCCCACGCCGAGGATCCAGACGAGGCCGCCTACCGGATGTTCTCGATCGTCTTCGGCCTGGAGTCGCTGCCCGTCACCTGGTGA
- a CDS encoding TM0106 family RecB-like putative nuclease, which yields MRLDNGLVSYSPGDLRSFLTCQLDTLRQVDALLGRIPEGKSNEPVDVLGERLGEVGRAHQTHLIEDYLVRYGRWQAGTPGGVLVLPTDQPPTHESAAAAMQLLTRDDAPRVVGQLPVAAGRLYGAADFLVRLGDRWQLTEVRLGLRLKEVYLLQIGALALGLLSRGVLLDADAVLVTGDRSRIDVPLVEAMDRARALITRFERAADQRLIAEGPASWDDDSIAACGWCPTCRYEMTLARDVRMTVGLRMPDRALLRAGGVRTIDDLARASESVDGLEQERFETLRAQARLQVRQMPPGSELDPARQLDPVFEVYDDTPLAALPEPSAGDVFFDFESDPMWSEQGSDVRGLHYLFGMVVPGEQHPYVAFWAHDRDEELQALRDFVRYVQQRLAHHPSMHIYHYGSYETMVLREVARRFQFAETTVEEWIEGGLFVDLLPVVKSSIRTSQPGYGLKKIEPLYMGDELRTGEVIDGAASVVGYQRFTELREGGHYGEAGTVLDAIADYNRYDCLSTLRLRDWLRSLPPIVERSAR from the coding sequence ATGCGCCTCGACAACGGGCTGGTCAGCTACTCCCCCGGCGACCTTCGGTCGTTCCTGACCTGCCAGCTCGACACTCTGCGACAGGTCGACGCGCTGCTCGGGCGCATCCCGGAAGGCAAGTCCAACGAGCCGGTCGACGTCCTGGGTGAGCGGCTCGGCGAGGTCGGCCGCGCCCATCAGACGCACCTGATCGAGGACTACCTCGTACGGTACGGCCGCTGGCAGGCGGGAACTCCCGGTGGTGTGCTCGTGCTGCCGACGGACCAGCCGCCGACCCATGAGAGCGCCGCAGCGGCGATGCAGCTGCTGACCCGGGACGACGCCCCGCGCGTGGTCGGGCAACTGCCGGTGGCGGCCGGCCGGTTGTACGGCGCCGCGGACTTCCTGGTCCGGTTAGGCGATCGCTGGCAGCTCACCGAGGTCCGACTCGGGCTGCGCCTGAAGGAGGTCTACCTGCTGCAGATCGGCGCCCTGGCGCTGGGGCTGCTCTCGCGCGGTGTCCTGCTGGACGCCGATGCGGTGCTGGTCACCGGTGACCGGTCCCGGATCGACGTCCCGCTTGTCGAGGCCATGGACCGGGCCCGCGCGCTGATCACCCGGTTCGAGCGGGCCGCCGACCAGCGGCTGATCGCCGAGGGCCCGGCGTCCTGGGACGACGACTCGATCGCGGCGTGCGGCTGGTGCCCGACCTGCCGGTACGAGATGACCCTCGCCCGTGACGTCCGCATGACGGTCGGTCTGCGGATGCCCGACCGGGCACTGCTGCGCGCGGGCGGCGTCCGCACCATCGACGATCTGGCACGCGCGTCCGAGTCCGTGGACGGGCTGGAGCAGGAGCGCTTCGAGACGCTCCGGGCGCAGGCTCGTCTGCAGGTACGGCAGATGCCGCCGGGCTCCGAGCTCGACCCGGCCCGGCAGCTCGACCCGGTGTTCGAGGTGTACGACGACACGCCGTTGGCAGCGCTGCCTGAGCCCTCCGCAGGTGATGTCTTCTTCGACTTCGAGTCCGACCCGATGTGGAGCGAGCAAGGCTCCGACGTCCGTGGGCTGCACTACCTGTTCGGCATGGTCGTGCCCGGCGAGCAGCACCCTTATGTTGCGTTCTGGGCGCATGACCGCGATGAGGAACTGCAGGCGCTACGCGACTTCGTGCGATATGTGCAGCAGCGGCTGGCTCATCATCCATCGATGCACATCTATCACTACGGCAGCTACGAGACGATGGTGCTGCGCGAGGTCGCCCGCCGCTTCCAGTTCGCCGAGACCACGGTTGAGGAGTGGATCGAGGGTGGTCTATTCGTTGATCTGCTCCCCGTGGTCAAGAGCAGCATCCGCACCTCCCAGCCCGGCTACGGGTTGAAGAAGATCGAGCCGCTCTACATGGGCGACGAGCTGCGCACCGGCGAGGTGATCGACGGCGCCGCATCGGTGGTCGGCTACCAGCGGTTCACCGAGCTGCGGGAGGGCGGGCACTACGGGGAGGCCGGCACCGTGCTCGACGCAATCGCCGACTACAACCGCTACGACTGCCTCTCGACACTGCGACTCCGCGACTGGCTCCGCTCCCTCCCCCCGATTGTGGAACGATCCGCGCGCTGA
- a CDS encoding fatty acyl-CoA synthetase produces the protein MSLSMVHHNTIDTPLARQARRVPRKTAVTYADRSWTYRELDDAVSRVAKYLGELGLQKGDRVAAYGQNSDAYVILYYACGRAGMIHVPLNYALTGGELEYLIEDSGATAIFVDPHLEEYVDAISNAPSIRRSISEGEDSVLARATAGDVPELEPVAAQNDLVQLLYTSGTTSRPKGSMMTHRAFVFHLASNIVALDYSENDINVQCMPLYHSAGMHDFLEPFIAVGATTHLLQVPDIPKIMEKVEEVRATTLFLAPTVWVPLTNHPDFMTRDLSSLQKAYYGASIMPVPVVQRLMDRMPQLGLYNCFGQSEIGPLATVLRPEEHEGRMDSCGRAVLYVEMRVVDAEMNDVAPGETGEVVYRSPQLCEGYWNKPEATEEAFAGGWFHSGDLARIDEDGYITVVDRIKDVINTGGVLVASREVEDCLYTHEAVAEAAVIGLPDEKWIEAITAYVVLKPDQQATKEELIEHTKQSLAKFKIPKDVRFVDELPRNQSGKLLKRVLRDQA, from the coding sequence ATGAGCCTCAGCATGGTCCATCACAACACCATCGACACCCCGCTCGCGCGCCAGGCGCGGCGCGTGCCGAGGAAGACCGCGGTGACCTACGCCGACCGGTCCTGGACCTATCGGGAGCTCGATGACGCGGTCTCGCGGGTCGCCAAGTACCTCGGCGAGCTGGGTCTACAGAAGGGCGACCGGGTCGCGGCGTACGGCCAGAACTCCGACGCCTACGTGATCCTCTACTACGCCTGCGGGCGCGCCGGGATGATCCACGTGCCGTTGAACTACGCGTTGACCGGCGGTGAGCTCGAGTACCTCATCGAGGACAGCGGCGCGACCGCGATTTTCGTCGACCCGCACCTGGAGGAGTACGTCGACGCGATCAGCAACGCGCCGTCGATCCGCCGGTCAATCTCTGAGGGAGAGGACAGCGTGCTCGCCCGGGCCACCGCAGGCGACGTCCCCGAGCTGGAGCCGGTCGCGGCGCAGAACGATCTAGTGCAGCTGCTGTACACCTCCGGCACGACCTCGCGCCCGAAGGGCTCAATGATGACCCACCGGGCGTTCGTGTTCCACCTGGCCAGCAACATCGTCGCGCTGGACTACTCCGAGAACGACATCAACGTGCAGTGCATGCCGCTGTACCACTCGGCCGGGATGCACGACTTCCTCGAGCCGTTTATCGCCGTCGGCGCCACCACCCATCTGCTGCAGGTGCCCGACATCCCGAAGATCATGGAGAAGGTCGAGGAGGTGCGGGCGACCACGCTGTTCCTCGCCCCGACCGTGTGGGTGCCGCTGACCAATCACCCCGACTTCATGACCCGCGACCTGTCGAGCCTGCAGAAGGCGTACTACGGTGCCTCGATCATGCCGGTGCCCGTCGTCCAGCGGCTCATGGACCGGATGCCGCAGCTGGGGCTGTACAACTGCTTCGGCCAGTCCGAGATCGGACCGTTGGCGACCGTGCTTCGACCTGAAGAGCACGAGGGTCGGATGGATTCCTGCGGGCGCGCCGTGCTGTATGTCGAGATGCGCGTGGTGGACGCCGAGATGAACGACGTCGCCCCCGGCGAGACCGGTGAGGTCGTCTACCGCTCGCCGCAGCTGTGCGAGGGCTACTGGAACAAGCCCGAGGCTACCGAGGAGGCGTTCGCGGGGGGCTGGTTCCACTCCGGCGACCTCGCTCGGATCGACGAGGACGGCTACATCACGGTCGTGGATCGGATCAAGGACGTCATCAACACCGGCGGCGTCCTGGTCGCCTCGCGGGAGGTAGAGGACTGCCTCTACACGCACGAGGCCGTCGCCGAGGCCGCCGTCATCGGTCTGCCGGACGAGAAGTGGATCGAGGCGATCACGGCGTACGTCGTCCTCAAGCCCGACCAGCAGGCAACCAAGGAAGAGCTCATCGAGCACACAAAGCAGTCGCTGGCGAAGTTCAAGATCCCCAAGGATGTCCGGTTCGTCGACGAGCTGCCGCGCAACCAGTCCGGCAAGCTACTCAAGCGCGTCCTCCGCGACCAGGCCTAG
- a CDS encoding sodium:proton antiporter: MTAPTIFLLVGLALLIAVVLPNLIENLPLSTPMILVTVGAIAGMMPFSDGVALFPKDHPGLTEHLAEVTVLVALMGVGLALDRPLNPLRWSDWRAWAPAWRLLAIAMPLCIAAVALLGWAVLGIAPAAALLLGAALAPTDPVLASDVEVEGPTVASGKEIDESDEPRFALSSEAGLNDGLAFPFVYAAILMSTAGGFAGWGLKWVGWYLIGKVVIGVAIGAAAGWLLGRTAFRGPHQALRTAETGEPLFAVAAILVTYGLAELVGGYGFLAVFAAALALRASERDNDYHELMHQVVERLERLLTLLLLLFLGFSVSNGLLDAVDWRSCVIAGSLIFVFRPLFGWLSLLGTDKLRPRERRAVGFFGVRGIGSIYYMAYAASKGDFGSIDWMWATVGLTIVASVIVHGITATPTMHLLERGRPRDDREVSGLAQ; the protein is encoded by the coding sequence ATGACTGCCCCCACCATCTTTCTGCTGGTCGGCCTCGCCCTGCTCATCGCAGTGGTGCTGCCGAACCTGATCGAGAACCTCCCGTTGTCGACGCCGATGATCCTGGTGACCGTCGGCGCGATCGCCGGGATGATGCCGTTCTCGGACGGCGTCGCGCTGTTCCCCAAGGACCACCCGGGGCTCACCGAGCATCTGGCCGAGGTGACCGTGCTCGTCGCGCTGATGGGCGTCGGTCTGGCGCTGGATCGCCCGCTGAATCCGCTGCGCTGGAGCGACTGGCGCGCGTGGGCGCCCGCGTGGCGGCTCCTGGCGATCGCGATGCCGCTGTGCATCGCCGCGGTCGCGTTGCTTGGCTGGGCGGTGCTCGGGATTGCCCCGGCGGCGGCCCTGCTGCTCGGCGCCGCCCTGGCGCCCACCGACCCCGTGCTGGCCTCGGACGTCGAGGTCGAGGGCCCGACGGTGGCCTCCGGCAAGGAGATCGATGAATCGGACGAGCCGCGGTTCGCGCTGTCTTCAGAAGCAGGGCTCAACGACGGACTTGCGTTCCCGTTCGTGTACGCCGCGATCCTGATGAGCACCGCCGGCGGGTTCGCGGGCTGGGGGCTGAAGTGGGTCGGCTGGTACCTAATCGGCAAGGTGGTCATCGGTGTCGCGATCGGTGCCGCAGCCGGCTGGCTCCTCGGACGCACCGCCTTCCGCGGCCCGCACCAGGCGCTGCGCACCGCCGAGACGGGCGAGCCGCTGTTCGCCGTCGCCGCGATCCTGGTGACCTACGGGCTGGCCGAGCTGGTCGGCGGTTATGGATTCCTCGCGGTCTTCGCCGCGGCGCTGGCGTTACGGGCGAGCGAGCGCGACAACGACTACCACGAGCTGATGCACCAGGTCGTGGAGCGACTGGAGCGGCTGCTGACCCTCCTCCTGCTGCTGTTCCTGGGATTCTCGGTCTCCAACGGGCTGTTGGACGCGGTCGACTGGCGCAGCTGCGTGATCGCCGGTTCGTTGATCTTCGTGTTCCGGCCGCTGTTCGGGTGGCTGTCTTTGCTCGGCACGGACAAGCTGCGGCCCCGCGAGCGCCGCGCGGTCGGCTTCTTCGGCGTCCGCGGCATCGGCTCGATCTACTACATGGCGTACGCCGCCTCGAAGGGCGACTTCGGCTCGATCGACTGGATGTGGGCGACGGTCGGTCTGACGATCGTCGCGTCCGTCATCGTCCACGGGATCACCGCGACTCCGACGATGCACCTGCTGGAGCGGGGGCGTCCACGCGACGACCGTGAGGTGAGCGGCCTGGCTCAGTGA